One genomic segment of Vulpes vulpes isolate BD-2025 chromosome 2, VulVul3, whole genome shotgun sequence includes these proteins:
- the LOC112907587 gene encoding mitochondrial ornithine transporter 1-like, which yields MKSNPAIQAAIDLTAGAVGGTACVLTGQPFDTVKVKMQTFPGLYKGLVDCCLKTYSQVGFRGFYKGTGPALMAYVAENSVLFMCYGFCQQLVRKVVGLDEQEKLTDLQMAAAGSFASAFAALALCPTELVKCRLQTMYEMEMSGKIAKSQNTIWSVVKSILRKEGPLGFYHGLSSTLLQEVPGYFFFFCGYELSRSFFASGRSKDELGPVPLMLSGGIAGICLWLVIYPVDCIKSRIQVLSISGKQAGFLGTLLSVVKNEGTAALYSGLTATMIRAFPANGSLFLAYEYSRRMMMNQFEAY from the coding sequence ATGAAGTCCAACCCTGCCATCCAAGCCGCCATCGACCTCACCGCGGGTGCCGTTGGGGGCACGGCGTGTGTCCTGACCGGGCAGCCTTTCGACACAGTGAAAGTGAAGATGCAGACGTTCCCCGGCCTGTACAAGGGCCTCGTGGACTGCTGCCTGAAAACGTACTCCCAAGTGGGCTTTCGGGGCTTCTACAAGGGAACCGGCCCCGCGCTGATGGCCTACGTCGCCGAGAACTCTGTCCTCTTCATGTGCTATGGCTTCTGCCAACAGCTCGTGAGGAAGGTGGTGGGATTGGACGAGCAGGAGAAGCTGACCGATCTGCAGATGGCAGCTGCGGGTTCCTTCGCCTCCGCGTTTGCCGCGCTGGCCCTGTGTCCCACTGAGCTTGTGAAGTGCCGGCTACAGACTATGTACGAAATGGAGATGTCAGGGAAAATAGCAAAAAGCCAAAATACAATCTGGTCCGTCGTGAAGAGTATCCTTAGAAAGGAAGGCCCCTTGGGCTTCTACCACGGACTTTCGAGCACTCTACTTCAGGAAGTACCAggctatttcttcttcttctgtggCTATGAACTGAGTCGGTCATTTTTTGCCTCCGGGAGATCAAAAGATGAACTAGGCCCTGTCCCTTTGATGTTAAGTGGTGGAATTGCTGGAATTTGTCTTTGGCTTGTCATATACCCAGTGGATTGTATCAAATCCAGAATTCAGGTTCTTTCCATATCTGGAAAACAGGCTGGGTTTCTGGGAACGCTTCTAAGTGTGgtgaaaaatgaaggaacagCAGCTTTATATTCTGGGCTGACAGCTACTATGATTCGAGCATTCCCTGCCAATGGGTCACTATTTTTGGCTTATGAATATAGTAGGAGAATGATGATGAACCAGTTTGAAGCATACTGA